The Thermovibrio guaymasensis genomic interval CAGAGTAAGTTTAAAGGACATATTAGTATTTACAAGACAACTCTATGCGATGGTTCATGCTGGAATTCCTTTAGTTCAAGCACTAAGGATAATAAAAGAGCAAATCCCAAATAAAACTCTTAAGAACATTGCCGAAGAGATGGCCTCATTTATTGAGGAAGGAGGAAGGTTCTCAACAGCCCTTTCAAGGCACAAGAGCGTGTTTGGAGACCTGTACATTTCAATGATAAAGGCAGCTGAGGAAGCCGGAACCCTTGAGGAAACTTTAAAAAGGCTCTCAGAGTACCTGGAAAAGGTGGAGAAACTAAGGGGAAAAATTAAAAGTGCAATGTTCTACCCTATTTTCGTTTTAATAGTAGCTTCTATAATTATCACTGGAATTTTAGTTTTCATAATACCTACCTTCCAACAGCTCTATGCCGATTTGGGAGGAGAGCTCCCAGCCCTCACCCAACTTGTAATTAATGTAAGTAATTTCCTTAGAGATTACATAGGTTGGTTCATACTATTTCTAGTAATAGCTACTGTTGGACTCATTCAGGCTAGAAGAATACCTAAGTTCAAGTACTTAACCGATTATGCTCTTCTAAAAATGCCCATTTTAGGGGAACTAATTTTAAAGGGAAGTATCGCAAATTTTGCAAGAACTCTATCCTCTATGATTTCAAGTGGTATTAACATACTTGATGCCCTCCAGATCTCAGCTGAAACCTCAAACAACGAAGTTATAAAAGAGGCAATACTTGATGTTAAATCTCAGGTTGAAAAAGGTGTAAACCTATCAACTGCCCTATCAAAACACCCAATTTTTCCACCCATGCTTATTAACATGGTAGCAATCGGAGAGCAGGCCGGAAACCTTGATGAAATGCTAAGCAAAGTTGCCGACTTCTATGAAGAGGAAGTTGATAGAACCGTTGATGGTTTAACTTCCCTTATTGAGCCTCTCATGATCGTTTTCATAGGAGGAATAATCGGAATAATTATAGTTGCAATGTACTTACCAATCTTCAAGATTGGAGAACTCATAAAGTAGTGGCCTCAACCAAATGCCACAAAACCTGGTCTTCGTAGTAGGAGTTGAGCTCCCTAAATCCCCACTTTTTGAAATTCTTAAGTGCCTTTGAGTGCACGTCAGCCCTGTAGGGAGGAGGAGCTAGAAGGCTAAAAGCATTTAAGAGGGCCTTTCCTAACCCTTTTCCCCTGTAGGAAGGTTTAATAAAAATGTCATAAATATAACTGTACCCCTTTAACTTCCTTCCATAAAGGAAGCCAACAGGCTTTCCTACACTTTTAAGGATGAGGAGGTAGGAGTTGGGCTTTGCCTTATAGTTTTTATAGTAATCAAGGGCCTTATACTTTTGCTGATAGATAGAGAGCCCTTTCTCTGGGTTTCCATAGACTTCCCCGAGGAACTCTTTAAGGAGAGGAAAAAAAGATTCAAAGTCTTTCATATAATACCACCTTTCAATCTCTATCCCCTCTGGGAGGGATAAAGTGAACTTGGAGCTCCTCAAACTCACCTTACCCATTCTCCTCTCAAACTGGATTTACGCTATCCAGAGCTTCGTAATCCTCCTTTCCGTTTCAGGCCTTGGCAATAATGTTATTGCCGGAGTTGGTTTTGCATCCACTCTGGTCTGGCTCCTTTACGGAATTGATGAGTTGGTCTACAGCGGAATAGCCGTTCTGACAGCTTCAAATTTAGGAGAGGGAAAAAGAGTTGGAAGGTTCGTCTTCTACGGTATGTTCCTCTCAACCATAATTTCACTTCCAGTTTACCTATTTGGAGAAGAACTTCTAAGCTCTTTCCTAACTCTTTTCAACGTTAAGGGAAGAGCCCTTGAAGCAGCCATTAACTTTGTAGAACCTATAGTTCTGCTCCTTCCAATTGTTTTAACTACTAACAGCTTAAATGCAGTATTTAACGGGGCTGGGAAAACGAAGGAGCTCTTTTACGGCAGTCTTCTGGTTTTCACCCTTAACATAGCCCTCCTCCCCATTCTCGTTCCCAAACTGGGTGAGAAGGGTGCAGGATGGTCTGTTGCCGTTTCTGAATCAGCCGCTTCCCTTTACTACTTAAGTAAAGCACTAAAAAGTTTAGACTTAAATCCTTTCAAAGACTTAAAGTTCTCTTTTAAGGAGATAGGTGAAATTGTAAGGGTAGGATTCCCTGCTGGAGTTGAAGAAACTATATCATCACTCTCTTACAACGTCTTTACCGGCCTTGTAGCAATCTGTGGAACACAGGCCCTAGCTGCCTTTCAGATTGGACTTAAAGTTGAAGGAATAGCAGCTGCTGTAGGTTTTTCCCTACTTGATGCTTCTATCCCTTTCATAGGTCAAGCAAGAGGGGAAATCTTAAAACTAAGATTAAAAGAGCTGGTGAAAACTTCCGTCAAAATAGGAGTTATAGTGGGAGCTCTCCTCATCCTTTTATCCTATCCGGTACTCCTTCTCTTTAACGTTGAAAGTGAGGTTAAGAGGCTAAGTTTCTTTTACCTCTTAATTGCCGGAATTTCAGAGCCCTCCTTTATCCTATCAATGGCATTGACTGGAACCTTGAGGGCGCTAAAGAAGACTGAAGTTGAGGCTACAGTTAACGTGGTAAGTTTCTGGCTCTTGAGAATTGCTCCATCGTGGGCTGTTCTGAAGTTCCTAAAATCGCCCCTAGTTCCCTGGGGCTTTATGGGAGGTGAAACGATCCTGAGAAGCCTTATTCTGCTGAGAACCGTAAGAAGGTACTTAAGTTAAAAGGGGAGCTCTATAACGAAAGTATTTTTATCAACCGTATAGATCTTTCCGCCGTGGTCATCAACTATCTTTTTAACAATTGAAAGGCCTAATCCCCAACCTTCTTCCTTGGTTGAAACGTAAGGGTTAAAGAGTTTATCCATTATCTCTTCTGGAATTCCTGGACCGTTATCCTTGAAAACAACAAAGACTTTTCCATCCTTATAAGTAGTGGAAACTTTAACCTCCGTGGCTCCAGCGTCTATACTGTTTTTAACAAGGTTTATAAGGACTTCTCTAAAAAGGCTCTTATCTAAGGGAATCTTAGGTATGTCTTCAAGCTCAAAAACGAGCTTAATTTCCGAGCTGTACGGTTCTAAAGTGTTCTTAATAACTTCGTTTAGGTCCGTTAACCTCTTCTCTGGAAGGGGAAGCCTTGAGAACTTCCTAAACTCATCAATTAGCCTCTTTATAACCTCAACCTCCTCAAGGATTGAATCAACGGCTCTATCAACGATTTCCTCAATCTTTGGGTTTTTTCTCTTTAGTTGCCTCCTTATTCTTTCGGCGTTAAGCGTAATGGGAGTAAGGGGGTTCTTTATCTCGTGGGCAATTCTCCTTGCAACTTCCCTCCAGGCCTCAGCTTTCTTGGCCCTTACAAGGTCTGAAACGTCCTCTATTATTAACACCCTATCCTCTATCTCCGGAGGAGAAATTAACTCAACAGTCAAGAACTTCTCTCTCCCGTTAATCTCCTCCCGGACTTCCGCCTTTCCCTTACCCTTCTCAACGAGCTCCCTTACCGCTTTTAATAGAGAGGGATAGTAGGCAAGGAGCTCCCAGATTGGAAACCCCTTTCGCGACTTGCTAAGGTTAAAAAGCTTCTTTGCTCCCTGATTGCAGGAAATAACGTTTCCTGAGTAGTCAAAGGTAATTATTGCAGGAGAGATTGCGTTTAAAACCTCCTCAAGGTACTTCCTGTTCTCCTCAAGGTTTTTCTTTAAGTTCCTCAGCTGTTCCACCATCTCGTTAAAGGCGTGAATTACGTGCTTGAGTTCGTCTGTTGCCTCCTCTTCAGGGATTTTTACCGAGAGCTCCCCTCTACTTATCCTCTGGGTAGCCCTGTATAGGGCCTCTATCGGAATAGATATCCTCCTTTCAAAGTAGCGGGCAAACCAGAGAGCTCCAAAGAGAACGGCAAGTCCCATAAACCCAAAAGTTACCGTATATACAGTCTTTATGGGGGTCTTATAGGTAACCAAAGTTTGGTAGTTTGAGTGGAGCTCCCTAATCTTTGAAATCTCCCCAAAGAGTTTATCCGGAATCCTTTTTGAGACGCAAACAAAAGCTTTCCCCTTTCTCTTACAGAGAACCAGCTGTTTTGAACTATCATCTAAGAAGAAATACCTGTCAAACTTCTCAATCTGAGAAACTTCCCTTTTTGAGAGTGGAAAATCTCCCACCCTGTAGGTACGCCCATCTTTCCTGAAGAAACCGTCAATTCCGTAGGCCTTAAGAGTGTAAGGGTAGATCCTCTTCCTTGCCCACAGCTGGTCAAGGCGCCTTTCAAGGTCTTTAGCGGTAAATTCAAGGAAGTCCTTAACTGTGTTGCTTGAAGTTTTAACTATACGGCTAACCTGAATCCTCAAGAGCCTATCAAGGCCTTTATTTACAATCCCTGAAGATAGGAATATTGAAAAAAGAGCAGGCCCTAGAACCAGAAGGAGAAAAGCTGTAAATATCTTTATCCTCAGGTTCGTCTTAAACTGGGGAAAGAAGAAAAGGGCAAGGTTCCTTATGAAGAAAACGAACAGAACGGTAAGAACTATTAAGATCAGGGCAAAGAGGACGTGAAAAATAGGATTGTTCAAGTAAAACTCCCCCGCCAAGGAGGAGACAAATGAGACTCCAAAGTAGCCGACAAAGAGTATTACGGCAAGAAGCACAAGTGCAAATAGAATCTTTCTCTCGCTATCCACCTACAATCTCTCTCAGAGAGGTTACAAAAGCAAACTTCTCCTTTCTACCCTCCCTTTCAAATTCCTTGACTTTCTGAACTGCACGGGGAAGGTAGTTAATGAGGTCTGTAGCTACAAGTGATTCCTGAGAGAGCTCCTTGCTTACAATATCCCCTGCAAGGGAGTGGAGGTAAACCCCAAACTTTGCAGAGTCTTCAGACTCAATTCCCATTCCAACAAGAGCTCCAACAACTCCGGCCAGGACGTCTCCGGTTCCCGCCGTGGCCATTCCAGGGTTTCCGATTATGTTGACGTAAGTTTTACCTGAAGGCGTTGAAATAACTGTTCTTCCGCTCTTTAAAACTAGAGTTACTCCAAAGTGAACGGAGAAATCGGAAGCTACTTTCGTTAGGTCTTTTAGAATCTCCTCCTTAGAAAGGCCTGAAATCCTTGAAAATTCTCCGATATGTGGAGTAAGTATAACGGGTTCTTCCTTAAGCTTCAAAATCTCAGGAGATTCGGAAAGACCATTAATCCCATCGGCATCTATAACCATAGGGAGTTTACACTCCTTAACGAACTCCCTAACCAACTCGTAAGTTTCAGGAGAGTTTCCAAGACCCGGTCCGAGAACAACTGAGGAGAATTTACCTTTCTCTACTACTGAAAGGAGTTCCTCCAGGGAATCTATACCCAAAAAGCCCTTTCCATCATCCTCAACTGGAATTGTCATCACTTCTGTAAGTTTATTCTCAAAGACATCGTTTAAAGAGGAAGGGACAATGGCTGTAACAAGACCTGCTCCGCTCCTCAAGGCAGCTTGGGCTGCCATTACTGGAGCTCCAGTTTTACCCTTTGAACCTCCTATAACTGCAACGTGCCCGTAGGTATACTTGTGGCTCATAATTTCCCTAATCGGATAGGTAAATGCAACTTCATCAACGGTCAAGAGGAACCTATCCGGCCCAAGGAGGTTTGGAACATCCTCAGGTATTGATATATCAACGACGAAGACCTCACCAACGCTGTAGCAGGCCGGAGGCATAACGTGGGCCACCTTAGGAAAGGCAAAAGTAACCGTGTAGTCTGCCTTAACGTGAGGGCCTATAACCTGGCCTGTATCGGCGCTGAGGCCTGAAGGAATGTCAATCGAAATAACAGTCTTATTTAGCCTATTAATAAAGTCTACAAGTTCAGCGTAAAATCCAGAAAGGGGTTTTGAAAGGCCCGTTCCAAAGAGCCCGTCAACTATGAAATCACACTCCTTAGCAAAAGTGTAGAGTTCAAAGAGCTTTTCCGTTGAATCTACCACGTGTACTGGAACTGGAAGGGCAGAAAGGATTTCTGCGTTCTTCTTTGCATCTCCTTTAAGTTCTTCAACGGGAGCGGTCAAAATAACCTCAACGTCGTAACCCATGTTGTACAGGTTCCTTGCAACAGCAAGACCGTCTCCCCCGTTGTTACCCTTCCCACAGACAACTAAAGCAGAACTTCCCTTAACTCTATCGTATATAACTTCACAGACACCCCTTGCAGCGTTCTCCATTAAAACGATTCCAGGAATTCCCAGAACTTCAATGGTATGGTTGTCTATCTCCCTCATCTCAGCTGAAGTTAAAAGCCTCATCTCCTCCCTCCTAAAAACTATTTTTTAAGTTTCCTCTTAAGCTTTTTGTACTTCTCAAGGGCCAACCTCCTCTGTAAAGGAGAGAGCCTATCAATAAAGACCATACCGTTCAGGTGGTCTAACTCGTGCTGAAGAGCCCTGGCTAAAAGACCTTCTGCTTCCATTTGAAACTCTCTTCCCTCAAGATCCTGAGCCTTTATAACTACTCTTTTTGCCCTTTTAACCTTCTTCCAAAGGCCGGGAAGTGAAAGACATCCCTCTTGAGCAACGTCCTTTCCTTCAGAGTGGATTATTTCAGGGTTAATAAATACCAACTTCTCCTTTCCTTGACCCTCTTTACCCGAGTTAAGGTCAACGATAAAAACTCTCTTTAATACCCCGACCTGATTGGCCGCAAGCCCAACCCCTCCCTTTTTATACATAGTATCAAACATATCTCCAACGAGCTCTCTCAACTCTGAATTAAAGTCCTCTACCCTTTGAGCCTCCTTCTTTAGGACCTCATCGGGGTAGATTCTAATTTCCCTTTCCATTTAAACCTCCTCAAAGCGTCAAGGCTTTCCCTTACGTCGCTAACCGCCTTATTTTCAAGGTTAAATATATATTCAGAGTTAACGATTTCTAATAAGTTAAAGAGTTCCTCAAAGTTAAAATTCCCCGAATCTAACGGAGCGTGTTCGTCTTTCTTTCCATAGTTGTCGTGAAGGTGAAACTCGTAAATCCTATCCTTAAAAGTGCCTATCCACTCAGAGAGGGGAACTTCAGAAAAGAGGTTTAGGTGACCCGTATCTATACAAACCCCTACCTTCGGAGGTAGCTCCTTTAAAAACTTCTTCAAGTTCTCAGGATTAGTATCAAAGACGTTCTCAAGGGCTATCTTCCCGTCAAACTCCTCAGCAACCATTTTGAAGGTCTCAATAGCCCTTTTAAACCAAACCTGATAGTAAGGAGCTACCTTTAAAGGGTGAAAACCTGTGTGAAAGACAATAACTTTAGCTTCAAGGACCTTAGCAACAGAGACAGCCTCAAGGAAGCGCTGCCTTGTTGCATCAAGAACGTAGGAGTCAAAAGCTCCCGGGTTCAGGTCAAGGAAAGGAGCGTGAACGGTTAAAGCTCTACCTCTAACCTTATCCTTTAAAATTCCAAACTCCTTGTAAGTAAAGGTATCAAGGAGTTCTGAAGTCAACTGAACTTCAACTCCTATTCCCAGTGAAACTATCTCCTCTACAGCACTTAGTCCCTCAAGGAGGGCTTTACCTGAAACGTGACCAACAATTTCCATAGTTTCTCCCTTTAATCGTAAAATTAAAATATTAACTCAGCCTTAAAGTAAACAGGAGGAAAAATGAAATCAACTCCGCTGGTACTTGCCCTCCTAATTCTACCCTCAACAGCAAACGCCCTTAACGTCTCCCTTGAAAGCTCACTCTACAAGGTAAAACTTAAGGGCAAGTACCGGAGGGAAAACGGCTACGAATTCTGGAGGGGGGAAAAGAGCGGTAGCCTCTACAGACTACTCCTTGAGGATGAAGTAAGAATGAAAAACGGAGATTACTTTAAACTATCAGTTACCAGCGGGACAACAAAAGCCCCGTACGTCAACCTTTTTACCGCCGATTCAGACAGGCTCTTTAACGGCGGTGTAAGGACCTTCACAGTTAGAGAGCTCTACTTCCACAAAGAACACTTCCTCCTTGATAGTTTAAGCTTAACCGTTGGTAAGCAGCCCTTTGAAATAGATAACTTCCTAAAGGATTACCTCTGGGGAGGAAAGCTTACCTACACAACCGGAGGAGGAGTAAAAGTTACCTGGAACCAGATTGCAGGCTATGAAAGAAAATACCTCCTCTTTAACGACGATGAGGAGGACGACATTGACGTTTTTGACGTTAAAATTGAGAAAGATTGGCTGTCCTTAGGGTTTTACAGACTGTCCGACGCAAGGGGCAAAAGGTCTGGAAAGTCTAAGAGCGGAGCTACATTATCCATCAAAGGAAAAGGGACAAGGATAACTCTAACGACTCAAAACGGAGAAAAGTCCCTCTACGGAGAGATAAAAATAAAGGGAATCAAACTTGAGGGAGGTTATGCAGGGAAAAACTTTACCTCTTACGGATTTAAAGAGGGAGTAAATGGAATTGGTCTAATCTATAAACCTTCTTTTAGGAACTTAAGGTTTTTAAAGGAAGAATTAAACTTAGGCCCTTGGAACCTGTACGGACTCCAAGTTGAAAGCTCAGACGGAGATTTTATAGGAAACGAGTTTGGAGTTGAAGGAGAAAGACCCATAAGTAAAAACCTAGCCCTCTTTGGAAAGGTGGCTCTGGGAAGCCATAACTCCTACGCTTTAATGGGAGGTATAAGGTGGAGCCTTAATGGGTTCAAGTTTAAAGACGAGCTAACCTGCGTTAACGTTGAGAGTCTGTTTACACTTCAGGGAGAGTATAGCGACTTTTCTAAGAGAGCCTACACTACCCAGAGCGAGTATGAGGACTACGCTACCGCTAAACACGTCGGTTTTTGGCACTCAACCTATAAGTTAAAGCTTACCGGGGACGACTTTAAAGTTAAAGTCTCCACCGGAAAGAACTCAAAAATTGACTACCTGATTTGGGGTAATACTGCCGATAACAACTTTTACCAAAGGGGACACGGTAAGGAGTGGCACTTAGAGGAGGCCTGGATAAGGAGAGAATTTCTTAGATTGGGCCTAATGGAAGTCAAACTAAAAGGGTTCATAGATGAGAACTTAGCCGGAGCAGAGTTAAAGTTAAAGGGCTTCTCTTTCTACGGCCTGCTTGAGAGTAACAAGCCTAAAGAGGGAGGAAGTAAACCTATTAAATACCTTGGCACCAAGTGGAAAAAGGAAAGGACTGAGATCTACCTCCTTTACAGAAAGGGAGAGGGATCTACCTCAACCGGTGGAATTTCCTACGGAAACGGCAAGTTTGAAGGAGGAATTCTCAGACAGTTCAAGGCCGGTGATGACGGGTGGGGAGGATTTCTAAGAGTAAATGGAAAGGTTATGAGCTGGAGCTCCCAAGCTGAGTACAGACTCTACTCAAAGGAGTTTAAAACCTTCGGATTAAAAGAGTACTTCTGGAACGAAGGTTTTATCTACAGGCCGGGAGAGGGGAACTTAAGAGTACTAAAGCTTACTGCTAAAAGGGGCTTTAAGACAGGCTACAGGAAATTTGATAAGTTCGCTCCAAAGTTAAAATTCTTCTACTTGAAACTAAACAGGTTTTCCGGAAGCTACATAGGAGAGGAAGGAGGGTTTACCCTATCAATAAATCCTGGAACTAAATGTCAACTTTCATTTATCGGCTCCGTTGGTAATAATAGTTCCTACTACGAAGGAGTTGCCTTTAAAGTGAAGTGGTAGGTATAATCGGTCTTAAACGTAAAAGGAGCTGTGATGCTTCAGGTGAACGAGGAGAACTTAAGAGTAGTTGACTTTGAAAAGGGTGGCGGTTTAGTTCCCGTCGTCGTTCAGGACGCTTCAACGAAAGAAGTTCTCATGGTTGCCTACGCCAACAG includes:
- the def gene encoding peptide deformylase — translated: MEREIRIYPDEVLKKEAQRVEDFNSELRELVGDMFDTMYKKGGVGLAANQVGVLKRVFIVDLNSGKEGQGKEKLVFINPEIIHSEGKDVAQEGCLSLPGLWKKVKRAKRVVIKAQDLEGREFQMEAEGLLARALQHELDHLNGMVFIDRLSPLQRRLALEKYKKLKRKLKK
- a CDS encoding sensor histidine kinase is translated as MDSERKILFALVLLAVILFVGYFGVSFVSSLAGEFYLNNPIFHVLFALILIVLTVLFVFFIRNLALFFFPQFKTNLRIKIFTAFLLLVLGPALFSIFLSSGIVNKGLDRLLRIQVSRIVKTSSNTVKDFLEFTAKDLERRLDQLWARKRIYPYTLKAYGIDGFFRKDGRTYRVGDFPLSKREVSQIEKFDRYFFLDDSSKQLVLCKRKGKAFVCVSKRIPDKLFGEISKIRELHSNYQTLVTYKTPIKTVYTVTFGFMGLAVLFGALWFARYFERRISIPIEALYRATQRISRGELSVKIPEEEATDELKHVIHAFNEMVEQLRNLKKNLEENRKYLEEVLNAISPAIITFDYSGNVISCNQGAKKLFNLSKSRKGFPIWELLAYYPSLLKAVRELVEKGKGKAEVREEINGREKFLTVELISPPEIEDRVLIIEDVSDLVRAKKAEAWREVARRIAHEIKNPLTPITLNAERIRRQLKRKNPKIEEIVDRAVDSILEEVEVIKRLIDEFRKFSRLPLPEKRLTDLNEVIKNTLEPYSSEIKLVFELEDIPKIPLDKSLFREVLINLVKNSIDAGATEVKVSTTYKDGKVFVVFKDNGPGIPEEIMDKLFNPYVSTKEEGWGLGLSIVKKIVDDHGGKIYTVDKNTFVIELPF
- a CDS encoding type II secretion system F family protein; the encoded protein is MMAIYKYVGRDVLDRRKRGVIEADNPEIAREILLGRGVVVIEKLTEDRSILNKELSVPFLNRVSLKDILVFTRQLYAMVHAGIPLVQALRIIKEQIPNKTLKNIAEEMASFIEEGGRFSTALSRHKSVFGDLYISMIKAAEEAGTLEETLKRLSEYLEKVEKLRGKIKSAMFYPIFVLIVASIIITGILVFIIPTFQQLYADLGGELPALTQLVINVSNFLRDYIGWFILFLVIATVGLIQARRIPKFKYLTDYALLKMPILGELILKGSIANFARTLSSMISSGINILDALQISAETSNNEVIKEAILDVKSQVEKGVNLSTALSKHPIFPPMLINMVAIGEQAGNLDEMLSKVADFYEEEVDRTVDGLTSLIEPLMIVFIGGIIGIIIVAMYLPIFKIGELIK
- a CDS encoding MATE family efflux transporter, translated to MNLELLKLTLPILLSNWIYAIQSFVILLSVSGLGNNVIAGVGFASTLVWLLYGIDELVYSGIAVLTASNLGEGKRVGRFVFYGMFLSTIISLPVYLFGEELLSSFLTLFNVKGRALEAAINFVEPIVLLLPIVLTTNSLNAVFNGAGKTKELFYGSLLVFTLNIALLPILVPKLGEKGAGWSVAVSESAASLYYLSKALKSLDLNPFKDLKFSFKEIGEIVRVGFPAGVEETISSLSYNVFTGLVAICGTQALAAFQIGLKVEGIAAAVGFSLLDASIPFIGQARGEILKLRLKELVKTSVKIGVIVGALLILLSYPVLLLFNVESEVKRLSFFYLLIAGISEPSFILSMALTGTLRALKKTEVEATVNVVSFWLLRIAPSWAVLKFLKSPLVPWGFMGGETILRSLILLRTVRRYLS
- a CDS encoding NAD(P)H-hydrate dehydratase, with the translated sequence MRLLTSAEMREIDNHTIEVLGIPGIVLMENAARGVCEVIYDRVKGSSALVVCGKGNNGGDGLAVARNLYNMGYDVEVILTAPVEELKGDAKKNAEILSALPVPVHVVDSTEKLFELYTFAKECDFIVDGLFGTGLSKPLSGFYAELVDFINRLNKTVISIDIPSGLSADTGQVIGPHVKADYTVTFAFPKVAHVMPPACYSVGEVFVVDISIPEDVPNLLGPDRFLLTVDEVAFTYPIREIMSHKYTYGHVAVIGGSKGKTGAPVMAAQAALRSGAGLVTAIVPSSLNDVFENKLTEVMTIPVEDDGKGFLGIDSLEELLSVVEKGKFSSVVLGPGLGNSPETYELVREFVKECKLPMVIDADGINGLSESPEILKLKEEPVILTPHIGEFSRISGLSKEEILKDLTKVASDFSVHFGVTLVLKSGRTVISTPSGKTYVNIIGNPGMATAGTGDVLAGVVGALVGMGIESEDSAKFGVYLHSLAGDIVSKELSQESLVATDLINYLPRAVQKVKEFEREGRKEKFAFVTSLREIVGG
- a CDS encoding sugar phosphate isomerase/epimerase family protein, with the protein product MEIVGHVSGKALLEGLSAVEEIVSLGIGVEVQLTSELLDTFTYKEFGILKDKVRGRALTVHAPFLDLNPGAFDSYVLDATRQRFLEAVSVAKVLEAKVIVFHTGFHPLKVAPYYQVWFKRAIETFKMVAEEFDGKIALENVFDTNPENLKKFLKELPPKVGVCIDTGHLNLFSEVPLSEWIGTFKDRIYEFHLHDNYGKKDEHAPLDSGNFNFEELFNLLEIVNSEYIFNLENKAVSDVRESLDALRRFKWKGKLESTPMRS
- a CDS encoding GNAT family N-acetyltransferase; the protein is MGKVSLRSSKFTLSLPEGIEIERWYYMKDFESFFPLLKEFLGEVYGNPEKGLSIYQQKYKALDYYKNYKAKPNSYLLILKSVGKPVGFLYGRKLKGYSYIYDIFIKPSYRGKGLGKALLNAFSLLAPPPYRADVHSKALKNFKKWGFRELNSYYEDQVLWHLVEATTL